The region GGGCTTTATTCAGAATTGGATTTTTGGCTCTGGGTTTTGATCTGGACTCAGGTTTACCCCTCTAAGGTGATGTGGGGTCCACACACGAAACCTAACAGGTTTATTTAATTGGATGGTGACAGTTCTTGGGTTCCTCTGAGACTTCAGTGTCAGCATCCATCCCTGACAGGAAGGTCTGATTTCAGTCTCGATTTATTGTCTCCAGATtggctgggaagctgggagTATCTGTGGTAAATGGAGAATTTTTAGAACAATTACAGTTCTGGGATATTGGCAGGGTCCTGAGCGTTTGCAGGGTGGCACATGATCAGTGCATTGCATGGAGGGTGAATATCTGCTGCTAAACCCAGCTGTCTGTGAGGTTTAAATTGTGTGTGGCTCTATGAAATAAAGCTTAAATGCTTTGTTATCACAGCTCTGAATTTTGCAGCACCGTGCCAGTACCATGCAAACTGTGGTAGGTTTTTATGATGTGGTTTTGCACTGGGCATTCAGGACTTCTTCCTGTTGAAGGATTAAAGGTATCTGTGATGCTTTCAATGGTTTTGGCTGGACCAACTGAGCAGGTCTTGGTAGTTTCATTGaattaaatttgaatttcagaTCAGGAGATGAAGTTCAGTTCACTTGAACCTTTTAAAAGCTGGAGATTCCCATTGTTTGTGTTACTGGCATGAGCTGCTTCAGCAGCTTTGGGATCATTTATCCAAGaactgaatttatttccatGCAGCAGTGTGAGCAGTTTATCAAATACTGCAGATGTATTTTATTAACAATGGCTTAGATTTCGTGCAGGCCTTCCTTAAATGGTTAAATAACTTCTGAATGTATAACTGAATGACAATGTTTTATAATTCCCTCCAGATTTTGAGGGGTCCTTGCCTTTCTGAAGAACAATGTAACAATGCCAGTGTGTGTGAGGCAGCACTGTGATGTTCACAGGTGTTCTTCTGGGGATACCCACGGTGGTTATCCAGCAGGAGTTCTGATTGTTCAATTACTCTATTTCAGGATATTGATTGGGTACAGACAGAGAAACATGTGTTTGAACAGGCATCCAGTAACCCATTCCTAGTTGGTTTACATTCATGCTTTCAAACAACAAGTCGGTAAGAAAgatctgaaattcttttttttttttttctttttttttttcttgagaatcTTGATCATTGTGCTGAACTGCTTCCCCTAAAGCAAATGTAACCACTGCCATCACAATGCCAGGAATTTTTGGAAGGAATTCTTAGCGTTGTCAGGGattcagtgctgcagcagagtcAGTTCTAGGGGGTAGATGAGGCAGGGGTGTGGAGAAAAGTGTGGTGTTCTGGGTCAGAcctgaagggaaaggaggagctgTCCTGCcttcctgagcacagccctgggaaatgGGGAGCACAGAGCTTCCCAAGAGtttacagcagctgctgctgagggggcCACAGCAGTTCCTAAAGAGCCTGAGAGCTGGGCTGCCCCGCAATAATGATATATCTTTTAATAATGATATAAACCCCTACCTGCACAGTGGTATTGTTACCTGGGAGGCTTGAAAGCCTTCAGCACGCATCAAAGCGCTGTGTGATTTTTGAGAAAGTGCTTATTTAACTCTCAACTTAGACATACTAATTCTTTGTCCCTGTGTGCACAATCCAAACTGGATTATTGGCTGCTGATTTTGCAATTGGAATACGAAGAGAACAAGAACTTTCATGTCCATGCCTGAGGATGTTCCTGGGGAATTGGGATGtgctttgggatatttttgtgtTCTCACAGGCACCTGTTTGCTGTTACACTTTTATAATGCCTCATGCCATATATCTCATAATCAGAAAATTGTCATTTATCCAACTCACTTGCAGTGTAGAGTGCAAAGTTATAAAGTTTTCATGGATTACCCAGTCATTTATCCTTCAGAATAATCCCCTGTTTTTTGCAGTGTGTATTgtcaagttttaaaatacaaagccATGCACTGTACCTTTTCTCCAGTCCCCAAAATTTCACCTCCTAATGGTTAGAGCAGAGGAAATCTTCCTAGCAGGGAACACAGAGGTGAAGGAGGCAAAGGAGCTGGATCAGTGACCTGAAGGTGCATGGACCAAGGAGTGTTTGGAAgcagggagaaagaaataaagaatgatctccagaggtcacCAAGTGAGGATTTGACCAAAACAAACTcgtcagaaaaaaattaagtaacaTTTAGACAACTGAGAAACTGTCGGGAAAGGCTCTTAAGTTAAACCAACATTCCCAAACATTTTCTCACCGAACACAAAGTAGAATTGTACACCTGATACAAAAATTCAAGTGGTCAGGCAGGGTGAGGGATTGAGAAGGAGGGTTCTTGTAACCACTGAGACCCAGAAAAAGGCTGGGTCAGCAGCAGGATCCTGTGCATTCCTCTTTGGCAGCTACACTGActgagctgaggagcagaaattgggaaaaaaccccatgctgAACATCATCAAAGCTTTCTGTATTCCTGGTGTATCTGTGAGTCCTGCTTTTGCAGCCCAGCTGCTTCTTGCAGTGAAACTCCAGTTTTTTGTTGGTAACTTCAGCCATTTGCCATGGATATAACCATAATGTCAGGAATTCACAATTTGATTATAGCTGTAATGTTATAAAATCAAAATGATGACCTCATTTACATCAAGCTGGAAAAGCACAAAACTGATTCCAAGTGAATAAATTCATCAACATCAGATTGTGTTAAGTGGCCCGAAGAAAATGAGTTGTAATAGACCTGGTTGTGACAAGGGTACTGATGggggaaagctgcaaaaaatgttctttctctCGAATATAGctttaaataagttttaaaCACAAAGGTGTAGCTAAATGTGAGGCTAATTGATGCTGTGTGTAGCTGTGCATTGTTTCAGATACTGATGATGCTTGTTTCAATATTGGAATAAAATAGATGCCCTGGGCTTGCCCAGAATTGCCAGATAAGTGTCTTCCAACAGCCTGAAACCTCCACCCTGCAAACCTGCTGGTGTTTCAGTAAATCCTTCTAAACCCAGCAAGGCCTGCCACTTCTGAGACTCTTGAATATGACTTGGCAAGGAACTTGTAATTTCAAGTTCTGAATGGTGATAAAACACTGGGGACTTCTAAATAGGATAGGAAAGCTGGAAGCAAAAAACACCAGGAGTGCTGTAATAAAATACTCAAGGCATTgttatggattttgtttgctgcttatttaatttcagtttagCATTTATCTTCTTGTGGGGAGGCCGCTCAGAGTCCTGCCAGCTGGGTTTTGTCCAACAGATTTTCCTGGTTGAAGTTTTAACACTTTTGAAGTGTTTCAAATGAAGAATCCTTTCCCAAAGAACAATCCAATCACCAGCTGGAGTGATCTGAGCGACTGGAGCGTGTGTTCTCCAAAAGGAATGTTTTCCAGTGTGAGGATGTGTGGAAAGGAGCTTTCAGCTCATGGAAAGtgaggaaatgctgctctctgccccagcagagctctctctGACCTTGGCAGCATTGCCTGGATCATATTTTCCCAAGGATGAAAGCTTTCCTGCAGGCTGTAACAGAACCCTTCTATCTGCCCAGTTCCACCTGGATGTCTGTCCCCTGCTGACCTTCCCCTGGTTtgcagcagcctgctccaaaCACTCACCCTCCAGAGGAGCAAATGAGCCCAGAGCTTCCCTGTGTTGTGTACAGTGTCACACTTGTCTAATTCATATCTATTCATAGAATTATTCAttagaattaattaattcataCAGATAAAGGTGACAGCATTTAAATAAAGGGAGTGTTCCTACATAATATACATCAAATTACAAAATATACATCAAATCAGTgctctcttttcccccctcttaaGTAGCTTTGTATCTATAAGAAATCTAGAAGTCTGAATCAAGAGTGGAAGTGAAAAAGCCTCAGATGGGAGGaataaaaccagcatttctGGAGAGTTTCCTCGGAATGCATGAACTGTGTTCTGTAATTTCAGATTGTTCCTTGTCATAGAGTATGTGAATGGGGGAGACCTCATGTTCCATATGCAACGGCAGAGGAAACTTCCTGAGGAGCATGCAAGGTATTTCCTGCCACAGGCCACTGTCTGCTTCTGCTCTGGTGCTTCATGGACTTGCATTCTTTAGTTTAGGATGTCCTGCCTGggaagaaatgtaaatttaaattttttgaagaatgtgaatatttttagaGAGCAAGCAATTCAGCAGTAGTAGCAGATATTCCAATTTACTCCTTATTCTTCGTATTTAGGTGATGCCTCTTTGATCTGTTGATGGGACATGTCATATTCTGCCTGATTTGCTCTGATGTTGAAATAATACAGTGTTGGTGGGAGAAGATTAAAAATCCAGTTTGCATGGCCCTGTGCTACACAAAGGCTCACTGTCACTCTGAATGAGAGGAACACAAGCATCTTCCATCTTGCTATGtggaattttcaggaaaaaaatctgtggaataaagaaaaaatatattcttaattagtagaatgaaaaaaaaaaatctcatttttatatAGGGAATGGTCTTATAAGAGCTCAGTGTCCTTATCAGTAAATGCAGCTTGGGTTTTTTATGCTATTGATACATCAAAGTTGGCTgtaaaatgatgttttaaaaagagatatttCAATTGCACCAGCTTTTGTACCATCTTAATGCTAATAtgaactttttcctttttaattccaGGTTTTATGCTGCTGAAATTTGTATTGCTCTAAACTTCCTACATGAAAGAGGCATCATCTACAGAGATTTAAAACTGGACAACGTTCTCTTAGATGCAGAGGGTCATATCAAATTAACAGATTATGGCATGTGCAAGGTAGGATTTTCCTGACCTTTCTTCTGTCACTTTTAGAGAACAcgaagaaaattcattttcatgttAACATTGGTGCTACTGAGCCCAGAATTTGGTTGTggaattggaatttttttctgaaaaaacttAACTGTTGAATAGAATCACATTTGAAACTGAAttgtaatgggaaaaaaaattttggaaactaatttttggggaaaaaacccaaaaaatctatttgaaaAGGACTTCCAAATTgtttaattgattttaaaaaatgtatctttAATTATTAAGCAAAATATTGTTACATACATGATGTAACTCAGTTTTGATCAGCTTTgctgaggaggagctgtggaGTCCTAGGCAATTTTGAGCACTATGAGTATTTCTTTTGTGAAAGGAAGCTCTTTAAACTCCCTGAGTAACTTGGGGTTTTAAGTCTAATTAAAGGAAATACCCAGAAAAGGAGGTCAGGTTTTAATTTATGAAATGATTTCTGCATGTAGGAAGGTTTGGGCCCAGGTGACACTACAAGCACTTTCTGTGGGACACCAAATTACATTGCACCAGAGATCCTCAGAGGAGAAGAATATGGTAAGGCACGACTAAACAAGCTGGAGTTACAATAAATATAGCTGTAGCTTGGTTctaatgcaattaattttttgacTTGCACATTTCTGTGTTAATACATCATAAAACTTGAGTGCTTGTTCTGCagttcaaattttttttcctgaaataaaggggttttccccttcctgtcacttatttcagcttcttttaaaCCATACTTGgcctggaaaatatttattaaatgatATTCTAGGAAAATATTGAAactgcagctttgctgcctgcagacagTTCCCCTAATTTGTCATCCCAGTTGAGAAAACTCAGACTCACCCAGGGATGGTGCAAATCATGTCAGGGCTTTCAGGATGTCCcggggtgactttatgatgctcGTATCCCCATTTGTCTCTTTAGCCCAGAAATCAGTTTAATGGGCATTTTATGATGCTCATTTGCCTGTTTAGCCCAGAAATTTAGCATTTTAGCCCAGATTTAGAAATCAGTTTTCCCCTTTTGtccaaggaaatcttttcctgaaGCGCTTGAGGGAGGGCCCGCTCGAATCTGCTTTCCAGAGGAGCCCCTTTGGGGcttctctcccaaatttgccctaaagCAGGGCACAGTGCTAAAACCAGGCCGTCGGTCTGGCTTTGTGTGAGAGGGAAGATGAAATTCCAAGGAGTGCTGGCTGAGGAACTCGTGTGGCCCTTGCAGGGTTCAGCGTGGACTGGtgggccctgggggtgctgatgTTCGAGATGATGGCGGGGAGGTCCCCGTTCGACATCATCACTGACAATCCAGACATGAACACTGAAGATTACCTCTTCCAAGGTACAGCCTCGGGGCTTTGGGGTGCTTTTGGGGGGACACAATCCAAATGGGCACTTTGCACGGCACAGCTGGGGTTCCCTTCCCCAGCGTTACCCCACAATGCTGCCAACTCCACTTCTCGAAAGCAGTCCTGCAGTTCTGAACCAGAACATGTCATGTTCTTCTTGAAGGGCCTGATAGAAAATCAGTTTCTGTTGAAAATCACACTTTGCCCTATACTGAGGAgtgaaacttttattttctctatacACAACAAATAATAGCAAAAGGTAATGAAGGTAACACGTCCCTTAGGAAATCTTGCAATGTCAATAGAACAATGCCAATgcctttgttctgctttgcagtttatttttgagagagggaaaaagacaACTGgatttttattggatttttattttgtttatttgtagaAAAAACTCTTCATCAAAATTGGTACTTCTTGGTCAACATTTATGCTGATTTATGCTTGAGTTCCTGTAGCTCCTTTTGTttgcatgattttttaaaattactttatctTCCATTTTCTAACTGGTACCAGGCTGAAATAATAAGTGTTTGTATCGAATTCATGGTCAGTGtcacaaaccaaaacccagtaTTGCTGTTTTTAAACCTGTCACAGTTATTCTGGAGAAGCCAATCCGGATTCCAAGGTTTCTTTCTGTCAAGGCTTCCCATGtgttaaaaggatttttaaacaaGGTAAGTAACATTCTCTTATTTTTAGCATCTGAAAGCTGGAAGTCAGAGCTTCCTGTTGAAAGTGATACAGTTAAGAAGTTAATCTGCTTACTATTAAGAAAATCTGTAAAACCTTGGTATCCTCTATGTTAAAAACCCCACTTAGTCTCAAAATTACTGAGGGAATTCCACTTGATGTTCAACTAGGtgcaggcttttaaaaataactgtagCTTTGTTTATAAACTCTTTTCTGTAATCCTTGTTACTCATTTAATTGAGCTGATTGAGATCCGTAGAACCATTATCATgaatggaaaaaagaaggatATGAATTATTTGCAGAAGTtgtaaaaatcatttaaaaattaagtttcaaacgagttttatttaaaaaaataaataaaaaatgaagcattctTTGCTAGCCATAGTGTGTTTATCCCAGCAGAGTTTGCAGAGTCACGGGAATGCTGGAGTCATCTCTGTGGGCTTTTGGCAAACGTGGGCTGGAAGTGGCTTGCAGTGTAATTCCAGTGTCTGTTTTCCACAGGATCCCAAAGAAAGGCttggctgccagccccagacGGGATTTGCTGATATCAAGTCTCACACGTTTTTCCGCAGCATAGACTGGGATCTGGTAAAAACCACTCCTTGTGCTTCTGGGCGCTCCGAAGGAACCGGTCCTTAATTTATTTGTTGTGTGCATGTGAACAGCCCTGTTGCAAACTGGCAAAATGGATTCTGGGAATGTCAAAGCAGTGGCTCTAGTAATCAAAACCCAGCTGAATTTACCAATTCCGAGTCCTAAAATCAGTGGGATTCTTCAGTGGCTGTCAGTGACCTGAGGAGGAGCGAGCAGGATCCCTCTTGTCAGGGAtgtggcaggagagcaggggggTTGTTTACAAAGGGGCTCTGATTgcattttgcaggttttctttgGTACTGCTGAGGTGAGGGAGGTTTTTGATTCATGGTGAAGATGACTTGCATTTCAGTGAGTTTGCAAGCAAATATTGTATCAAAATTGGGTTTTTAAATCCTCTGCTGCTTGGTAATTGTGTTACCTCCTGTCTTCAGTGCAGAACCATCCCAGAAATGCCATTATAACAGTTATTGACGCTGGTTTTTAAATCCTCTGCTGCTTGGTAATTGTGTTACCCTCTGTCTTCAGCGCAGAACCATCCCAGAAATGCCATCATAACATTTATTGGCTTTTGAGCAATAAAGCTGTAAAGTCTGGAGCACCTCCCTGCCagcattacatttttaataggtAGTTAACAATTGAAAAGTGTGTCTGTAGTATTTCCATAGTCTGGGAAGGCTGCGGGAAGTGTAGGAAGAGGCAGCACTAACATGAAAGGGTTCAGATGAGAGAAAGCTGCAcagtttcattttccctttgaagctgctgctctgaatttCATTGTAACATTCTTCAGAGAACACGGTGCAGAAGGAATTGGTGCTTTAAAACACCTGATGTTTACCAAATTATCCCAGTAATGAGGGCTGTCCTTAATTTTGTCAGACATCCCTTGCTTGGAGTTCTCTCTTCAACCTTAGtggggtttcttttggtttgttgtAGGGTTTTGATTAGTTagttagtttgtttgtttgttttttgtttggtttttggggtttttttgctatctTGTGGTTCCCCAGTGCAGCTCACCTGGGGGTATGGAGCAGAACATCATGTCCTGCagtttgttctgctttgcagttttttgagacagagagggaaaaccACAACTGTtgggtttgtattttgtttgtttgtagaAAAAACTCTTCATCAAAATTAGTACTTCTTATGCTGAttgaatttttacattttctaacATATTTTTATGGCTGAAAGCTTTAATATTAAAtgcctgggtttgtttttttttaaaaggaagatttaGGTGAGCTGTTTTGGGATATGATTAGGACAGTACTGCTCAGGAGGATCAACGTCAGAGAAATTTGAAGTTAAATTTCTAATAAGTTTTGGCAAACGTActcaggaaaaaatgagaaaatacttgGAAAGCTTTTTTAGTTATTAGAATCTCCTACTCACcagctgcatttcaaagaaaacatttggactttaaaagcttttccaaaTCTTTTCAAGTTATAGCATAAGGAAACGAGTCTAACACTGACTTTAAAACTTGTTCTGTGAGAAGCTTGagctaaatggaaaaataaatacaaggagAGTGAGCACACAGCCCAGGAACATTTTTCCTGGTGTTAGTCATCCAGAGTGTGTGGCACAGCCCAGAACACTTGAGATTGCTCACTCTGGTGTGGGATGGCTCTGCAGCATCCAGGGCAGTtcttttttgggttggtttgggatATTCAGTCTGTTCTTACCTCAGTGCCTGTTCCATGGTGTTTAACCATTAGATTCTGGAGTGAGAACTACAAAGCCACATCTCCTGTTTGCAGGGGTTTTCCAGAGCTGCACCACCTGgtttttcattcatttcctcAAGTTAAAGGCTGCAGGTTTTCTCTGTGGGCTTTTATGCTGTCCTGAGTGTAACTAAGGAGGAAGTCTGATGTTTAGCCCCTTGTGGAAGAATGCCTGGCTGTTGGATGTGAGTGTGTGGTAACAGCTCACAGGGACAGTCCTGCCATCctgcttcagtttttaaatattcattttgctGATTCCTTCACGTTGCCATTCTTGTTTGGGAGGAGCTGTTTATCTCTTCCTCAGGACTTTGATTTCATGGTGCTTTCCCAGACCTGATCATCGATGGGATTTTGATGTGTTAATGCACCACCCTGTGACAGTTTCAcaatttcctcctctctccatctGTACTTCCCATGCTCTTGTCTGAAACTTGAAATCCAagatttttctgggatttattctctgttttgtttgctctgtACCGAGCATCATGAGAGATCCTGGCCTTAAAATCAGGTTTTTATCTGATGTTGGTAATGCAGGTGTTCATTTTGGTCAGTGGTAACTACTGCTCACTCTCACCACACTTACCTGTCCTAAGTTAGATCATGGAGATTTGTAGCCAGACAGTTTTTAAACTGAGTAGAAATGTCAGAATGTTGGTGTCTGTGCTACTGTGAATTGGACTGTGTGACAGATTGCACacaaatgcaggaagaaaagtaGGTCGATTTCTCAGGAACAAAAGTAAATATATTGTGCTGACTGCTGTATTGCAGTACAGTGGGAATTTATCAGTCCAGAATCTAATCTACCAATTTAGAGAAAGCCTAGAAGGCTGAATTATttgtggatttttattttgaaatgcagagCAGTAACTCTATTGCCGTCTGTTGCCTGGCTTGTAGGGCGTACTACTTGGTATCTTGATGTTCCTTCCCAATAGCATTGACAGCAGCTGGATTTGAGTTTGCTGAGGGATGCTGTGACTCTTGCACTCAGTAATTCTGTCCTTTGCCCCACATTTTGGGTAGCTGGAGAAGAAGCAGACGACGCCCCCGTTCCAGCCGCAGATCACGGACGATTACGGCTTGGATAACTTCGACACGCAGTTCACCAGCGAGC is a window of Motacilla alba alba isolate MOTALB_02 chromosome 21, Motacilla_alba_V1.0_pri, whole genome shotgun sequence DNA encoding:
- the PRKCZ gene encoding protein kinase C zeta type isoform X3, with product MDSVMPSQEPRLDDKNVEADLPSEDTDGIPYIPSNRKHDPIKDDSEDLKPVIDGMDGIKISQGLGLQDFDLIRVIGRGSYAKVLLVRLKKNDQIYAMKVVKKELVHDDEDIDWVQTEKHVFEQASSNPFLVGLHSCFQTTSRLFLVIEYVNGGDLMFHMQRQRKLPEEHARFYAAEICIALNFLHERGIIYRDLKLDNVLLDAEGHIKLTDYGMCKEGLGPGDTTSTFCGTPNYIAPEILRGEEYGFSVDWWALGVLMFEMMAGRSPFDIITDNPDMNTEDYLFQVILEKPIRIPRFLSVKASHVLKGFLNKDPKERLGCQPQTGFADIKSHTFFRSIDWDLLEKKQTTPPFQPQITDDYGLDNFDTQFTSEPVQLTPDDEDIIKRIDQSEFEGFEYINPLLLSTEETV
- the PRKCZ gene encoding protein kinase C zeta type isoform X2; translation: MKEMYPKNPDESIYRRGARRWRKLYRVNGHLFQAKRFNRRAYCGQCSERIWGLAKQGYKCINCKLLVHKRCHILVPLTCKRHMDSVMPSQEPRLDDKNVEADLPSEDTDGIPYIPSNRKHDPIKDDSEDLKPVIDGMDGIKISQGLGLQDFDLIRVIGRGSYAKVLLVRLKKNDQIYAMKVVKKELVHDDEDIDWVQTEKHVFEQASSNPFLVGLHSCFQTTSRLFLVIEYVNGGDLMFHMQRQRKLPEEHARFYAAEICIALNFLHERGIIYRDLKLDNVLLDAEGHIKLTDYGMCKEGLGPGDTTSTFCGTPNYIAPEILRGEEYGFSVDWWALGVLMFEMMAGRSPFDIITDNPDMNTEDYLFQVILEKPIRIPRFLSVKASHVLKGFLNKDPKERLGCQPQTGFADIKSHTFFRSIDWDLLEKKQTTPPFQPQITDDYGLDNFDTQFTSEPVQLTPDDEDIIKRIDQSEFEGFEYINPLLLSTEETV